In a single window of the Natronosalvus caseinilyticus genome:
- a CDS encoding ornithine cyclodeaminase family protein — protein MQTLLLDSEDVDENAMMADVIGAVEDAFAAYERGDAQMPAKSYIDLPQYNGDFRSMPAYLDAGDWDAAGLKWVNVHPDNPGDHDLPTVMGTMIYSDPETAFPLAVMDGTELTMKRTGAAAAVATDYLAVEDATSLGIVGAGVQSYTQLDAIAQIRPIEEVVVSDLDDERVRRFIDTYGDEFDVREGSISEAGHCDVLSTVTPVETPIVGPDDVGEHTHINAMGADAEGKHELADDLLRGARIVIDDHKQCTHSGEINVPYNEGVLTDDDIYGEIGQIVVGEKTGRDADTGVTVFDSTGLAIQDVAAAHVVYEQAANNENGSPFDLVGVQK, from the coding sequence ATGCAAACGCTCCTGCTGGACAGCGAGGACGTCGACGAGAACGCGATGATGGCGGACGTCATCGGTGCGGTCGAGGACGCCTTCGCCGCCTACGAGCGCGGGGACGCACAGATGCCGGCGAAGTCCTACATCGACCTCCCGCAGTACAACGGGGACTTCCGGTCGATGCCCGCCTACCTCGACGCTGGGGACTGGGACGCCGCCGGGCTGAAGTGGGTCAACGTCCACCCCGACAATCCCGGCGACCACGACCTGCCGACCGTGATGGGGACGATGATCTACTCCGACCCCGAAACCGCGTTCCCGCTCGCGGTGATGGACGGCACCGAACTCACGATGAAACGCACCGGCGCGGCGGCCGCCGTCGCGACGGACTACCTGGCCGTCGAGGACGCCACGAGCCTTGGCATCGTCGGCGCCGGCGTCCAGTCGTACACCCAGCTCGACGCCATTGCCCAGATTCGCCCCATCGAGGAGGTCGTCGTCAGCGACCTGGACGACGAGCGCGTCCGGCGATTTATCGACACCTACGGCGACGAGTTCGACGTGCGCGAGGGATCGATCAGCGAGGCCGGCCACTGCGACGTGCTCTCGACGGTGACGCCCGTCGAGACGCCCATCGTCGGTCCCGACGACGTCGGCGAGCATACCCACATCAACGCGATGGGGGCCGACGCCGAAGGCAAGCACGAACTGGCCGACGATCTCCTCCGGGGCGCCCGTATCGTCATCGACGACCACAAGCAGTGCACCCACTCCGGCGAGATCAACGTCCCCTACAACGAGGGCGTCCTCACCGACGACGACATCTACGGCGAGATCGGCCAGATCGTCGTCGGCGAGAAGACCGGCCGCGACGCCGACACCGGCGTCACCGTCTTCGACTCGACCGGCCTCGCGATCCAGGACGTCGCGGCCGCTCACGTCGTCTACGAACAGGCCGCGAACAACGAGAACGGCTCGCCGTTCGACCTCGTTGGCGTCCAGAAGTAG
- a CDS encoding UPF0175 family protein gives MKTVTTRIPEDDEEALAELETELSADRSEVLRRLIRQGLEDWRKERALDRLRDHRITLRKAAELADVSYVEMLTLASEEGIDVGYTTDDLERDLDRI, from the coding sequence ATGAAAACGGTCACTACGCGCATCCCGGAGGACGACGAGGAGGCCCTCGCCGAACTCGAGACGGAGCTGAGTGCTGATCGGTCGGAGGTGCTTCGCCGGCTGATTCGACAGGGCCTCGAAGACTGGCGCAAAGAGCGGGCACTCGACCGGCTCCGTGACCACCGCATTACGCTGCGGAAGGCAGCAGAGCTGGCAGACGTCTCGTACGTCGAGATGTTGACCCTCGCTTCTGAAGAGGGGATCGACGTCGGGTACACGACGGACGACCTCGAACGGGACCTCGATCGCATCTAA
- the azf gene encoding NAD-dependent glucose-6-phosphate dehydrogenase Azf — protein MEQSVLLTGAGGRVGTAILDRLADDYYWRLLDREPLTGEYAADHECVVADIVDETAVREAMEDVDVVIHLAGDPRPEAPWDSVLRNNIDGTQTVLEAAVGAGVEKVVFASSNHAVGAFETDERTPDLYRVHDEFRLDGTELPRPGNLYGVSKAAGETLGRYYHDEYGLSVCCVRIGNLTKDHPPVDYERGQAMWLSYRDCAHLFDRTIEADYGYEIVYGISDNDRKYYSLERAREVLGYEPRDNSAAHE, from the coding sequence ATGGAACAGTCAGTCCTGCTCACGGGGGCTGGAGGCCGCGTCGGGACCGCGATCCTCGACCGCCTCGCCGACGACTACTACTGGCGGCTGCTCGACCGCGAGCCACTGACCGGCGAGTACGCGGCGGACCACGAGTGCGTCGTCGCCGACATCGTCGACGAGACGGCCGTCCGCGAGGCCATGGAGGACGTCGACGTCGTCATCCACCTCGCGGGCGACCCGCGTCCGGAGGCCCCGTGGGACAGCGTGTTGCGAAACAACATCGACGGTACCCAGACGGTCCTCGAGGCCGCCGTCGGCGCCGGCGTCGAGAAGGTCGTCTTCGCCTCCTCGAACCACGCCGTCGGTGCCTTCGAGACCGACGAGCGAACCCCGGACCTCTACCGCGTCCACGACGAGTTCCGCCTCGACGGGACGGAACTCCCCCGCCCCGGCAACCTCTACGGCGTCTCGAAGGCCGCCGGGGAGACCCTTGGCCGGTACTACCACGACGAGTACGGCCTCTCGGTGTGTTGCGTCCGAATCGGGAACCTCACGAAGGACCACCCGCCCGTCGATTACGAGCGCGGGCAGGCGATGTGGCTCTCCTACCGGGACTGCGCCCACCTCTTCGACCGGACGATCGAGGCCGACTACGGTTACGAGATCGTCTACGGCATCTCCGACAACGACCGTAAGTACTACTCGCTCGAGCGCGCTCGCGAGGTGCTGGGGTACGAGCCGCGGGACAACTCGGCGGCCCACGAGTAA
- a CDS encoding RlmE family RNA methyltransferase, whose translation MTRRDDYYNRAKQQGYRSRAAYKLKQLDDLESLIEGGDTVVDLGAAPGGWLQVAAEKVGPRGRVIGVDLQRIKDLEDPELADRTETLRGDMTQEKTLKRVLDAADGPVDCVVSDMAPNMSGEYSLDQARSLYLARMAFETALELLDTGSNFAVKVFEGPDVDALRADIEDEFQYVRATSPDASRQSSSEIYLLAKGRLTAPVEVGEELEVEIIDTGSEGDGIASVEGYRLFVAGTEEGETVRVRVEDVKPNFGFAELLE comes from the coding sequence ATGACACGACGCGACGACTACTACAACCGCGCGAAACAGCAGGGCTACCGCTCGAGAGCCGCGTACAAGCTCAAACAGCTCGACGACCTCGAGTCGCTGATCGAGGGCGGCGACACCGTGGTCGACCTCGGGGCGGCCCCCGGCGGCTGGCTCCAGGTCGCCGCCGAGAAAGTCGGCCCCCGCGGGCGAGTCATCGGCGTCGACCTCCAGCGAATCAAGGATCTCGAGGATCCCGAACTCGCCGACCGCACGGAGACGCTCCGGGGGGACATGACCCAGGAGAAGACCCTGAAGCGAGTCCTCGACGCCGCGGACGGCCCCGTCGACTGCGTCGTCTCGGACATGGCGCCGAACATGTCCGGGGAGTACTCCCTAGATCAGGCGCGCTCGCTCTACCTCGCCCGGATGGCCTTCGAGACGGCCCTCGAGTTGCTCGACACGGGCAGCAACTTCGCGGTGAAGGTGTTCGAGGGACCGGACGTCGACGCCCTCCGGGCGGATATCGAGGACGAGTTCCAGTACGTCAGGGCGACCAGTCCCGACGCCTCCCGACAGTCTTCCTCCGAGATTTACCTCCTCGCCAAGGGACGCCTGACCGCCCCCGTGGAGGTAGGCGAGGAACTCGAGGTCGAGATTATCGACACGGGCTCGGAGGGCGACGGTATCGCGTCGGTGGAGGGCTATCGGCTGTTCGTCGCCGGGACCGAGGAGGGAGAGACCGTCCGGGTTCGCGTCGAGGACGTGAAGCCGAACTTTGGGTTTGCCGAACTGCTCGAGTAG
- a CDS encoding DUF424 domain-containing protein, with amino-acid sequence MLLVERQTPKGLLVSVCDRNVLGESFEAADGRASITVTEDFYGEGADAVDEEAVVDSLSRASVANLVGEETVSVAIDAGFVEAEHVLELEGTRHAQFLRM; translated from the coding sequence ATGTTACTCGTCGAGCGCCAGACGCCCAAAGGCCTGCTCGTCTCGGTCTGTGATCGGAACGTCCTCGGCGAATCCTTCGAGGCCGCGGACGGTCGCGCCTCCATCACCGTCACCGAGGACTTCTACGGCGAGGGGGCCGACGCGGTCGACGAGGAGGCGGTCGTCGACAGCCTCTCGCGGGCGAGCGTCGCCAACCTGGTCGGTGAGGAAACCGTGTCGGTGGCGATCGACGCCGGGTTCGTCGAGGCCGAGCACGTCCTCGAGCTCGAGGGGACGCGCCACGCGCAGTTCTTGCGGATGTAA
- a CDS encoding tetratricopeptide repeat protein produces MTDREEESDRRHRFSEGAGFDESYEEFDLDPPELDVDPSRVDPIDSRALADMLDERQIGAEDVDAQELIDVGLSYTQINRYEQATEAFERAARFTDDPATEQEAWVNKGVAHAELEEYDEAIGAHREALRIAREAEEEAGEYDRSSPEHTATAHTNLAYALWEFGETAEALDHAERAVEVDDRFAEGWYNRAFFLADRGLTEDALHSIDNAIRLGLRNAPVLEEKARILEELGEDEQAEALAEEANELREQAEQQLVEEREQMRE; encoded by the coding sequence ATGACCGACCGAGAGGAGGAGTCAGATCGCAGGCACCGATTTTCGGAGGGTGCCGGCTTCGACGAATCCTACGAGGAGTTCGACCTCGATCCGCCCGAACTCGACGTCGATCCCTCGCGGGTCGACCCGATCGACTCGCGGGCGCTCGCCGACATGCTCGACGAGCGCCAGATCGGGGCCGAGGACGTCGACGCCCAGGAACTGATCGACGTCGGCCTCAGTTATACGCAGATCAACCGCTACGAGCAGGCCACCGAAGCCTTCGAGCGCGCCGCCCGGTTCACCGACGACCCCGCCACGGAACAGGAGGCCTGGGTCAACAAGGGAGTCGCCCACGCCGAACTCGAGGAGTACGACGAGGCCATCGGCGCCCACCGCGAGGCGCTCCGCATCGCCCGCGAAGCGGAGGAGGAGGCCGGCGAGTACGATCGCTCCTCGCCCGAACACACCGCGACCGCCCACACCAATCTCGCCTACGCCCTATGGGAGTTCGGCGAGACGGCCGAAGCACTCGACCACGCCGAGCGGGCCGTCGAGGTCGACGACCGCTTCGCCGAGGGCTGGTACAACCGGGCGTTCTTCCTGGCCGACCGGGGCCTCACCGAGGACGCGCTCCACTCCATCGACAACGCGATCAGGCTGGGGCTCCGGAACGCACCGGTTCTCGAGGAGAAAGCCCGGATTCTCGAGGAGCTAGGCGAGGACGAGCAGGCCGAGGCGCTCGCCGAGGAGGCGAACGAGCTGCGCGAGCAGGCCGAACAGCAACTGGTCGAAGAGCGCGAGCAGATGCGTGAGTGA